Part of the Stegostoma tigrinum isolate sSteTig4 chromosome 43, sSteTig4.hap1, whole genome shotgun sequence genome, tcccatttaccgggatttggcccatagccctccaaacccttcctattcatgcacctatctAGATTAGGGTAGTTAAGTCTCGAGGTAACAAAAGAGATAGATGAGAGTtacagcagcagatgagctgatacTACGTGGAATTGGGTTACTGAGGTGGAAATAGACAGTCTTGGTGATAATGGGGAGATGTGGTTGGAAGTTCATCTCGGGGTGAAATATTTCACACCGTGGCTGTGAATAGTCTGGTTGAGCCCCATACAGCTACCCAGGACAGGGATGGAGTCAATGGCAAGGGAGTAGAATTTGTAGTGGGGACTCGAGACAGGGGCTTCAGTTTTCCTCATATTTAAATGGAGGAGACTTCTGCTTATTCTGAACAGGATGTCACACAGTTAGGACAGTGTGTGACTTAGAGGTGATGGTGGTCAAGTATACCTGGTATCCTCGTGATTGAGACTGCAGAGATTCTGTCAAACTTAAGGTTCAGCTGAAAATACATAAATCCTCTCCTTCAATCCATGTGGTCCCCAAACCCACTGTCCCTccttctgtgtttctctgtgctTATTTTTCTCCTCCCATAGAGGCCACATCTTTATGTAAACCCAAACAGAGTGGCAGGTTCTCTTTCCTCGTGGACATTACTGAACTAATTGGGTTTTTTGACAATTCAGCAACTTTTATCACTTCTACCGGCTGCCTGCTAGATTACGCTGTTCATGCTGCTCAATTTCACACttgcctttgtgtttttgttgCTTCTCCCTCACagccattttttttcttctgttttgttttcacagGTTAATAGACGGAGATATTTTTGCACTCGGGGAAACTGCAACCAAGCATCGCACCAGGATCTGACAAAGTTGCGCAAATTATCATAACCTCAATATTGTCggattttgaacatggaaggaaagAGCACGGCTCACAGCGAAGAGAAACTGTATATGTGTTCTGTGTGTGGACAAGAGTTCAGCCGATCATCTGACTTGTTGGGACATAATTGCACCCATGGGAAGGACAAGAGCTGGACatgtggggactgtgggaagggattcaattacccatctcagctggaagctcaccgtcgttgtcacactggggagaaaccattcacctgctccaaatGCGAGAAGGGTTTTACTGCCTTATCAACCCTAGTGATAcaccaacgtgttcacactggggagaaaccttTCAAATGTCTAGTCTGTGGGAAGTGCTACAAGCGTTCTGGGGAATTGATGGCTCATCAACGTGATCACACAgatgagagaccttttaaatgtacaCACTGTGGGAAATGCTATAAAACATCTGGGGAACTGATGTCCcaccaacgtgttcacactgatgagaaacCATTCAGGTGTTCTCACTGCGGGACTGGGTTCAAGAGATCATATGAGCTCACTGTGCACCAGCGCGTTCACACAGGcgagaggccattcatctgctcaaAGTGTGAAAAGAGATTCACTTGTTCgtccaacctgctgaaacaccagcgaCTTCACACAGGGGAGAGGCCTTTCACCTGTCCCGACTGTGGGAAGGGGTTCACTCAGTTATCCAGCCTGCAGGTGCACCAACGAATTCATAcgggggagaggccattcacttgttcagagtgtgggaagggatttatccAGTCGTCAAAATTGCTGACACATCAGCGATTTCActctggggagaggccattcacctgctctgagtgtgggaaaggattcacaacctcatcccacctactgACACATCAGCGAGTTCACAAGTAGTGACAAGTGATTTGTATTTTGCTGGGGTTAATGTTAATTGCATCCAGGACTGAACCATGTTCACTGGGGTCTGATTTAGGTGCTGATACTGAATTTCTTATAAGGTCTAATATTCCAGCCAAAAGTCCAATAAATAAGTTTTGTGTTCAGCATGCAGTATGTGGAGTCTTGTTACTATCTCTAACTCAAGTTAGTTTCTTTTGAAGGATTCTCTTCTATCCTCACATCCAGCAACAGTTGTGATGAGCTCATACAACATTTTTGTCATTAAGTTGGAAACTATCCAAttagctgcctctgctgcttcccctGTATTAGTCCAGCAGACTAAACTGTCttttaatattccatttgcctgaGTGTGAACTTGCATCTTCCCTCAGTTTCTTTCCCATCTCTGCACGTAACCACTCGGTGCTCCTCTTGTTCCTGGTGCCCACCTCTTGCTCCATTATCACTATTCCCAGAACATAGTCACAAAGCCTCCCACATTCACATTatattatagatttttttttgctatctCTTTCTTCAGGTTTTGCCCCACTTTTCCTCAAATATGCCATTATCACTCCCTTCTATAAGGACACACCCTTTACTCAACTGTCCTTACAAACCACCATCCTATCTGCAATTTCATagcatcatcatagaatccctacagtgtggaaacaggcccttcggcccaacacgtccacgctgacctttggagcatcccacctagacccagccccctgttacccacctaatctgcacatccctgaacactatgggcaattaagcataGCCAAgttcacctcgcctgcacatctttggactgtggatggaaatcagaacATCTGGAGGAGACACAGgcagacatggagaatgtgcaaactcctcacagacagtcacccaagggtggaattgaatgtgggtccctgatactgtgagATAGCAGTACTATCTACTGAGCCACGGTGGTGTCTGTAATTTCTCTTATGTCTCCTGCGTTCTTGAACGTTTCATCACTTTACCAGATTTCTACCTATCATTCCTGCGACTCCATGCTGAAATCCCTCTAATTACAGTTCTGTCCCTACCGCAGTATCATATCTCGTCTTTATCAAAGTCACAATTGACATCCTGTGTCCTGGAGTGTGGTATTCTCTTACCTTATCATTCTTGACCTGTTTGCAGCGTTTGACATGTTGATCAACCCGTCCTCCTCCAATTCCTCTCCACTGTTGTCCCATTGGCTGGGAGTGAACTATTCCAGTTCCTTTTATTTCTTAGATTTAGAATGATGAGCAACAGCTTTATTTCCTCAGTTAAATACTGGAAACACcagcaaaaataataaaattaacATGAGGCAGGGTGATTTAAGATGCACCATAAGCCAGGGAATCTAATTAGTCTACATTTCTAAGGAATCAAATTTGCACATACAGGACAGTCAAAGCGAACAACTAACAGTAAATAGTTAAATTATTCAATAACTCTACTGTTCTGTTGGACTTTCAAACTTCTATCGTTTTGCCTATGTTTTAACTTTTCAACCATCAAAATCCAATAGTTCATACTTCTCTGCATTTGATTTGATCTGCTTTTTATCTGGCCTGTTGGAATTACACAATACGTAAGGAAGGCATTCGGGCTATTTCGTCCGTTCTGGCTTTCCGCTGCAATAATTCCCCCGGTGCCCGACTTCTACGTTTTCCCCATTGCCCTGCAAATGTTCCCCTTCAGCCAATGATCCAAATTTCTTTTcgagcaatgcattccagatgatcactctttgtgtgaaaacaAAGAGAATTttatgtctgagataacaagctgtggagctggatgaacacagcaattcaagcagcatcggaagagcaggaaagctggcattgtggttctggacccttctgtgatgctgctgtgttcgtccagctccacaccttgttatctcagattctccagcatcggtagttcctgctatctcagaatTTTATATCTGCGGCTTTAATCTTAATCAAAAATCGCTGGCTTTTATCCGATAATAATATTACATTTCAACGCTACTAATTTAATGCAAACACACGACTCGCTTCATCTTCCTGCTGAACAGCGTGGCTCCAGCGCACTGGGGGGCTCCGAATAGGGCATGCGCAGTGTGTTGTCCGACTGGAGCATGCGCGGTTCAAACGCTGGCGGGAGCCTCAGGCGGTCAGGTCGGATCAGGTAGACGAGCAGGGAGGAATGGAGACAGCGGTGGGGACTAATTTATCCGGAGAGTGGATGAGGAGGCTTTATAAACAACTGTTGTAGGCCACAAACCGTGAATAAGAAGCTCCCGGGATCAGGTTCGCTCCGATTTGACGACTTACCGCTTTTCTCCTGAAAACATGACCGAATGGACCACCGCCATCTTTGTAGGTGGTAACGGGTAGTGGAGCGCATGCTCAACCGCCATCTTTATAGGGGGCAATCTGCTGCCATGCACCTTGTAAGTAGTCTACACTGCAGTTATTGTGGATGAATGGTAGTTAGAGTGAATGTGAAAGGGGGTGATGGGGGAACGGTAGAACATCAGGCTTTGTCCTGGCTTTCCTCAGTGTCCATGGCGTCACACTCACCATCTGGAAACTTGCTGATAACTCATTTGACCTGTCCATATAATTTTGCATTCACTTGTGTCCCTCTCACAACCCTGTGTTCCCACTTCTGTCTGTGAGtttattcatccaggcaagtgaagaaaaTTCCATTGTACAACTGGCCTGTGCCTTGTACttgatgaacaggctttgaggagtcgggAGGTAAGTTAAAACTACATAAATACTGTTTAGTAGCATGGTTGACAACATGTGTCATAATTTTGCTGATTGTAGAGAAGAGAGTGATGGGGGGGGCTCTTCATATGGATTCGTTGTCAGTTGCCAGCGGTTGCAGCTATACTGAAACAGATTAGTTAGAGGTATAGCAAAGTCAAACCAAGAGATTTTCCGTTCTGAATTGACTGCAACAGCTTTTATACCTCCTTTACAAGCGTTTTGCAAGTGGAAGATTTACATTCAGGAAACTCTAACCAACCATCACATtgagatctgacagcatctggattcatcaggacctggatatttCTGTCATTAGAGTGTAAGGATTGGATGCAGGTCTTTCCCTGTCATTGCATAAGAAACATTGTTCTCACTTCTTTGTAAATCTACACCAGAATGATGGTGGCGGGGTTGGGGCGGGGACAGGTATGGTGGAAAGGGAGGCATCCAGGCTGAAATTAGTGATATTACAGGCCTAACAGGTTCCCCTTTGGGGTGAAATGTAGAAGCAACAAGCCCAGTAACCCTTGGATGTTCAGGAATATTTGGGATTGGGTAAGAAGAAAAAGATGTTTTTAACAGATACAAAGGGAGCAAATCAATGGAGAGCCTGGTGGAGTAAAGGAAGTGCAGGGTGATCgtaagaaagcaattaggagagcaaagagtGGGAATGAGAAAACACTGGCAGGCAGAATTAGGGAGAATGCCAAGCTTTCTGTAAGTATATCAAGGGGAAGAGAGTAACTAGGGACAGAGTAGGGACTGAGCAGGCAGTATGTGGCTGGATCCAGAAGGTTGTGCTAAATGAGTACTTCATATCTGTCTTCAATCTGGAGAAGGAAAATGTGGGTTCAGGATTTGTGAACAGGGACTGTGAGATGACTGAGcaattgaaatgtcataacattcaaggctatgagccTAGTGTGGCAAAATGGGACTAGCGTAGATTTAGAGTTGTTTTtctgttggtgcaggcttgattgGCCAGAGGGTCTGTTCTAtaccatatgattctgtgatagATCTTGTCAAAAATTGTAAATTCTTGGCCCTTATTCCTTTTGTGATGAGCCAAAGAGAACTTCTTTTCTTAATCTACGTTATCTGTATGTTTCAGAATGTTGTGTAAATCCATCTAATCTCCCTCTGATCTACTTTGCTGCAAGAGGAACCGTTTTCTCAAAGTTGACCTTTAAAATTGTGACTTAAAGTTCCTCATCCCTcaaaccattctggtaaatcttctcagTAGCCCCTATCAGACaccctccctcccatccttcaTGATTTGTGGTGATATCTGGTTCGCACAGACCTAGATGCTGTGTGTTCCTGTCTCTGATGTCATCACGCAGCAACAATTGCACAGTGGCATCGGTCACTCACTGGGGTATTTCCTCAATTGTGAGATTTTTCTCTGTCTCCACTGTTTCTGGTCTCTTTccagctgcagactccagcaggAGATCTTCAAATCAAAAACTGGAAATGCTCAGAGGTGATTATTCTGAGCACTTGCCCATAGTGCATATAGCACATTATATGCCGGCCTTGAAAATGTCAGAGGATGGTAAATTCTTGGGAAGATGACTGTAAAACAGACACTAGCTTAAGATATAAAAGAGGACTGAGAAAGTcctgggggtggcacggtggctcagtggttagcactggttgccttgcagcaccagggacccaggttcaattccaccctcgggccactttgtgtagagtttgcacattctcccagtatctgcgtgggtttcctccgggtgctccagtttcctcgcacagtccaaagaagtgcaggctagttagattggccatgctaagttgcctgtagtgtttagggatgtgtagagcAGGTGggctataggaggatgggtcCAGTTGGGacgctgtgagggtcggtgtggactttttgggccaaagggcctgtttccacactatagggattctatgaaaggagGAAGTGTTTCCACCAATGATTTTAATTTAATCTGCACACATGtaatgtttgattttgtttttggattttaAGGTGTCAGCATCAAGGGCATGCAGAATTTCCCACTGGTGCGACAAAACAGCACCGACAATGCTGAGAGGGAAGGAGTTATGGGGAAGATGAAGGAATGCTAATATCACCATCATCAAGGATAGGGATGGAGACTGTTAGTAAATGGGTTTGTAATAGGTCCAGGAAACAATGCCTTCTGTTGTTCCAATATTTAAATAGAGGAAATTCCTGGTCATCCAGtacagggctacggggaaagtgcagggaagtggagttgaaatgcccatcagccatgattaaaaggacttgatgggccgaatggccttacttctactcctatgtcttatggtcttaggatgTCAGACATATCAAGAGAGGGTGTGACTTAGTAGGAATTCGTGGGTGATGGTGTTTACATGCAACTGCTATCCTCGTCCTTCTGGCTGGTGGTAGTTAAGCGTTTGGAAAATTCCATCAGAGTCCCGTTCAAGGTGAAGATTTGTTCAAACTCTCTTCTTCATCCCTCGTCTCCCCCATTTCTTTCTCTGTCGTACTGTCGCCACTTTGTCCCAAAGGGGCCAGAGTCTTCTGTAGATCCAGACTGTGACAGGTTCTGTCCTCTGAATACGTTGCTGAAGCATTGGGTTCCGATGACAGTCCAACAACTTTTGTGGTCATTCTGTCCATTGTGCTGGCCCCACAAATTACCAGGTTCAAAATCAGCTCAGTTTCACATGGCTTTGTGTTTTTGAGAGTTCTGTCTCgctattttctgttttaaaatcaatttcaCAGGGCCTTAGAAAGGAGGATTTGTAGCCGGGAAACAAACCAAATGTAACATCAGGACCTAACAGATGTGACCAATTCATTGCAACGTGAATATCATCAggttttgaacatggaaggaaaaggtaccgtTCATGGTGGGGAGAAACCATACACATGTTCTGTATGTGGACAAGGTTTCAGCCGATCATCTGATATGTTAGGACATAAATGCAGCCAGAATGTGgagaaaccgtggaaatgtgcggactgtgggaagggattcatttcCCCCTCGAAGCTGGAAACTCATCGGCGCAGTCACACCGGAGAGAGGCCATTCTCCTGCTCTGGGTGTGGGAAAGGCTTTACCACGTCATCCCACCTGCAAAGGCACCAGCGAGTCCACGCTGGGGAGAGGCTGTTCACCTGTAACGAGTGGCGGAAGGGAATCACATCTTCCTCTGGCTCATTAACACATCAACAAGTTCAAACTGCAGAAAGATCTTTTAAGTGCCCAGACTGTGGGATGTGCTGCGCAAGTTCTGAGGGACTGATGTCCCACCAGTGTGCTCATGCTGACGGAACACCATTCCGGTGTTCCCATTGCAGGACTGGATTTGAGACATTGCCTGAACTCACTGTGCACCAACGtgctcacactggggagaagccatggaaatgtggtgactgtgggaagggattcagttACCCCTCTGAGCTGGAAACCCATCACCGCACTCACACTGGTGAGAAACCATTCAcgtgctctgactgtgggaagggattcactcggtcTTACCAGCTGATGACACATCGGcgagttcacaccggggagagaccattcacctgctctgagtgtgggaagggattcacaaATTCATCGGACCttctgatacaccagcgagttcacactggggagagagcATTTACCTGCTCTGTgtgcgggaagggattcactACCTCGTCTACCCTGGTGAcacaccagcgggttcacaccggggagaggccctTCACCTGCTCTttatgtgggaagggattcactcggtcATCCACCCTGGCGAtgcaccagcgagttcacaccggGGAAAGGCCGTTCACCTGCTTTGATTGTGGGAAGGCCTTCACTCAGTTATCCAgtctgctgagacaccagcgagatCACAgcggagagaggccattcacctgctctcaGTGTGGCAAGGGATTCACTCGGTCGTCGACCCTGTTGAAGCATCAACAAGTTCACCAGGAACTGCAGTGATTGTATTTTGTTGAAAAGCATGCAAGAACTGAATCATGTTCATTGgagtctatttctgctccttgaATAGAATCCAGCACATTAAGGTGAACATACAGGATTAAAGTCAAATAAAGTTGTATTGAAGAATCAGTGTGTTGAACCTTCTTAATATCTCTATTAGAAGATAGTCCCTTTTAAATAGTTCTCCCTTTCCCCTGTCTTTTCTATCCTCCCTCCTGAGTTAAGGATGTTGTGGAGCTTCATTGTCACAGTATGgtgaaagcatttgataaggtactgcaCATTATCTTATTCAGTAACTTAACAGaccatggtgttggagatggtatattagcatggattcaGGATTATCTAACTAATAGAAGACTGAGAATTGGGAATAAAGGGGGGCATTTTTGGAATGGCAGCGTGAAACTAGTGGAGTGCCAAAGGGATCCGTGATTGGTTAACCAACTATTTACAATGCATATTAATGACtgggatgaggaaagtgaatgcactatagccaagtttgcaagTGACACAAAACAGCAAGCCATGAGAATGATATAGGGTGTGCAGAGAGATATAGGTGGGTGAAGCAAGTTAACCAAAAACCTAGtcgatggaatataatgtaggaaaatgtgaggttgtgctCTTTTGCAGGGAGAATTGAAGAGCTAAATGTTACTTAAAttgggaaagactgcagaaagataCAGCACAGAGAGATTTAAAAGTCTGTTCTAATAAAGGTCACTGAcattgaaatgttagctctccttctctccctagaaattctgtcagacttgctgagttttttctGCCACTTTTCATTTGTATTTTAGAGATTTGGGactccttgtgcataaatcacaaaaagctagcatacaagttcagcagcTAACAGGGAGGGAAAGTACTGGTATGAAGGGGCTATCTTATgggaagaggttgagtaggttggttctatactcattggagtttagaagaatcagaggtgatctcattgaacaatAAAATCCTTGGCATTCTTCTCCCTCTTCCCATCAGAGCGAAACTGCTATTCACTCAACTTGCTCCAGCTCCAAAACCTGACAGGGAATGAATTTACTCACTGCTGTGTGTGATTCCCACAGATAATTGCATGGTCTTCTGAATGTTCATTTCACCAAGAGATGTTGAGGTGTTTGCATCAACGTCACAGGGTCTCCTCTGTTTAAAGCCACAAACAAACGTCCAGTATTCTCTAGGAGTCCGACCATCCATTCTGAATAGCTGTCAATCTAATGTTAAGGCTTTCAGTAGTAATGCATTGATCCAGGTCATTCTTCCTAACACTACCCTATATCCCCATCTGGGTTCCAGATTTATGTAGGAACATACaaacaacagtaggccattcagccgtttCAGCCTATTTCCACCactcaatgacatcatggctgacTCCATAtgcctttggcccatgtcccttcaTACATTTGCCAAATTAAAGTTTATCTGtcttagatttaaaatgaacaactgatccagcatccactgctgtttgtggaagaggttccaaacatctactgccctctgtgtgtgtgtgtataagtgcaGCCTAACATCTCtactgaataataaaaaaaactgaaagaattgtggatgctcgaaatcagaagcaaaaacataaattgttgAGAAAACTGAGCAgtttgggcagcatctgtggagagaagtaaGAATTaatatgatttctgaagaagggtcactggaactgaaacgtaaactctattttctttccccacatgctgccacacctgctgagattttccagcaaaattTTGTCTCACCCGAATGATTTGGCCCTGTTTCTCAGATTGTGCCCCTTAGTTGTAGATTCCCTAATCAGAGGAAGtagtttatctaccctgtcttttcctgttaataccttGAAGATTTTGATCTGATCACCCTTTAACCTGCTGAATGTTAGAGAAAACATTGTTATTGCTGAATATTGAAAACGTATACCATTGACATTCTTTATCTCTCAATGTCTACCTCCATGTTGTCTTTGAACATATGTTTCATGTTCTCTCCAACTGGTCCGCATTCTGATCTCGGCTTAGTCCTGCCCTCGTTCCCCGCATTGATTGGAGGACTAATGGTACCAACTCCGCCTACCAGTCCCATCCCTTCCATTCATATTGGTTCAAACTGCTGTCAATTAGCCTGACGCCGTTGTGAACTGGAACATGTACAGTTCGTTGTAAATAATGAGGATCAGGTTGACCAGAGGAAGCGATAAACCTGGCCGTGGCTGGGCCGGGAGGCTTCGGAAACACTGTGACTTCAAAAAGCAGCTCACATTTATACCAATCGGCCATGGCTCCAGGATGTCTTCCAGTGGCAtgactggagagagagaaagaggcaaatTCTCTGCTCTATGATGGACTGGGTCCAGCTGATTCATCCAGTCTGCCGGAACACTGCATTACCAACGAGGTTGCATACTGTTGTTTCTGCTGCGTATCACCTCCACGGCTAaacctttttattctttcaaattcTAGACTGTTCTTGTTCTCAGATTTTCAGTAACTGTCATGAACTCTAACACGctctgtacagttgtaacaagaatTTCCTGTTTTTGAACTGCAATTCTGAGCAATAAAGGCCAGAAATCCATTGccttctttgttatttgttgGACCCACGTTCTAATTTTGCATGTTTCATGCACAATTATCCCTCTACGCTGCACACTTTGGAATCTGTCTCCATTCAACTAATAGCCTGCTTTTTAATTCTTCCTATTAAAGTCCATGACCTGACACTTACCTACATTAAATGCCAATATTTTGCTGACTCCTCAACCTATCCATATCGTCTT contains:
- the LOC125448877 gene encoding gastrula zinc finger protein xLCGF3.1-like; this encodes MEGKGTVHGGEKPYTCSVCGQGFSRSSDMLGHKCSQNVEKPWKCADCGKGFISPSKLETHRRSHTGERPFSCSGCGKGFTTSSHLQRHQRVHAGERLFTCNEWRKGITSSSGSLTHQQVQTAERSFKCPDCGMCCASSEGLMSHQCAHADGTPFRCSHCRTGFETLPELTVHQRAHTGEKPWKCGDCGKGFSYPSELETHHRTHTGEKPFTCSDCGKGFTRSYQLMTHRRVHTGERPFTCSECGKGFTNSSDLLIHQRVHTGERAFTCSVCGKGFTTSSTLVTHQRVHTGERPFTCSLCGKGFTRSSTLAMHQRVHTGERPFTCFDCGKAFTQLSSLLRHQRDHSGERPFTCSQCGKGFTRSSTLLKHQQVHQELQ